The segment CTTTGACGGTCGCCATTGTTTGAATCGCAAGGTCACTATAAAGAACTGACGCGCCGGGTTTGCCGCTCAACTCCTCGACCACCCACTGCCCCAGCACAGATTCTTCGATCCAGAAGGTGAGGCTTCCCCTAGCCTTCAATCCAGCGTTATACTCTGACCAGTTGCGGATGCGGTATTGAGGTTTCATGGCAGGTTTTATATGTGATAACTGAAATTTACCATGCCTCTCCTGCCCGCAACCCCTCTTTCATGCAACAACGCCATTTGCTGTATCGAGATCCCTATCTGGTGCTAGCGGATTATCGATCCTACGTCGATTGCCAAACCTATGTCGGTGAGGTCTATCGAGATGTGGATCGGTGGACG is part of the Synechococcales cyanobacterium T60_A2020_003 genome and harbors:
- a CDS encoding transposase; this translates as MKPQYRIRNWSEYNAGLKARGSLTFWIEESVLGQWVVEELSGKPGASVLYSDLAIQTMATVK